A region of uncultured Fibrobacter sp. DNA encodes the following proteins:
- the dnaX gene encoding DNA polymerase III subunit gamma/tau, with translation MAYVAMARKWRPQSFSDMVGQEHIAKTLQNAIEGGRLHHAFLFTGTRGVGKTTSARILARTLNCKGGDPLHPCGECESCKDIAGGNPMDVFEIDAASNTGVDNIRDVIERVQYPPVIGKYKIFIIDEVHMLSTGAFNALLKTLEEPPEHVIFIFATTEVNKVPQTILSRVQRFDFKRLSIEQIRSRLRYICEQEGINATDEALDIFAEKADGSMRDGLTYFDQAYAFTGNEMNADAVRGVLGIPPVELFFSLISSIESHDLKGCFKMVDDACKRGIEFTPLLDGFGKFLRNLLYARLDAFTPDALNISEEMFTKYKSVVPELKNGDILRISKLLIDLQGTLRYSTNPRLLVETTFARMAWLDRLTDLRRALAAINDPKSASDEALKKKVTDVQNMLEAEEEAKALQQQDENPFAALQNGIASGYNGDVYSRYEISAAWGSVKARIADSGDFAFSVALNDTVLETGDLKATPFPIALTYLGDNASDAWGVKQMEEHPEYMERIKHMLEEMLQTQVDLSLKSRAFNESELKIRKQAQMSPFELDMEKEPGLRKLKELFAAELIYSHKSSRPMAAPQQAEGCDTTESDE, from the coding sequence ATGGTCGGTCAGGAACATATCGCAAAAACCCTCCAGAATGCAATTGAAGGAGGCCGCTTGCACCATGCATTCCTGTTTACCGGAACCCGTGGTGTCGGTAAGACCACCAGTGCCCGTATCCTCGCCCGCACGCTGAACTGCAAAGGCGGAGACCCGTTGCACCCCTGTGGAGAATGCGAAAGCTGCAAGGACATTGCCGGCGGAAACCCGATGGACGTGTTCGAAATCGATGCCGCTTCCAATACGGGCGTCGACAACATCCGCGACGTGATTGAACGTGTGCAGTATCCGCCAGTCATTGGCAAATACAAGATTTTCATTATCGACGAAGTCCACATGCTTTCGACGGGTGCCTTCAACGCGCTCCTCAAGACGCTCGAAGAACCGCCTGAACACGTGATTTTCATCTTCGCGACGACCGAAGTCAACAAGGTTCCGCAGACGATTCTCAGCCGCGTGCAGCGTTTCGATTTCAAGCGCTTGTCGATCGAACAGATCCGCAGCCGCCTGCGCTATATTTGCGAACAAGAAGGCATCAACGCAACCGACGAAGCCCTCGACATTTTCGCCGAAAAAGCCGACGGTTCCATGCGTGACGGCCTCACCTACTTCGACCAGGCTTACGCCTTTACCGGCAACGAAATGAACGCCGACGCCGTCCGTGGCGTCCTTGGCATTCCGCCTGTAGAACTCTTTTTCTCGCTGATTTCGTCTATCGAAAGCCACGACCTCAAGGGTTGCTTTAAAATGGTGGACGACGCCTGTAAGCGCGGCATCGAATTCACGCCCTTGCTTGACGGATTCGGCAAGTTCCTGCGCAACCTGCTTTACGCCCGCCTCGACGCCTTTACGCCCGACGCATTGAACATTTCCGAAGAAATGTTCACCAAGTACAAGAGCGTGGTGCCCGAACTCAAGAACGGCGACATCCTGCGTATCAGCAAGCTTTTGATTGACCTGCAAGGAACGCTTCGTTACAGCACGAACCCGCGCCTGCTGGTAGAAACCACGTTTGCTCGCATGGCATGGCTCGACAGGCTTACGGATCTAAGGCGTGCGCTTGCCGCCATCAACGACCCGAAAAGCGCCTCCGACGAGGCGTTAAAAAAAAAAGTAACTGATGTCCAAAACATGCTGGAAGCCGAGGAAGAAGCCAAGGCCTTACAGCAGCAGGACGAAAACCCCTTTGCAGCCCTCCAAAACGGTATTGCCAGCGGATACAATGGCGACGTTTACAGCCGTTACGAGATCTCGGCCGCCTGGGGTTCTGTCAAAGCCCGCATTGCCGACTCCGGCGATTTTGCATTCTCGGTTGCCCTGAACGATACCGTTCTTGAAACCGGCGACTTGAAGGCCACCCCCTTCCCCATCGCCCTCACCTACCTGGGCGACAACGCCAGCGACGCCTGGGGCGTAAAGCAGATGGAAGAGCACCCCGAATATATGGAGCGAATCAAGCATATGCTCGAAGAAATGCTCCAAACGCAGGTGGATCTTAGCCTCAAGAGCCGCGCCTTCAACGAAAGCGAGCTCAAAATTCGCAAGCAGGCTCAAATGTCGCCATTTGAGCTGGACATGGAAAAAGAACCCGGACTTCGAAAGCTGAAGGAACTTTTCGCCGCCGAACTGATTTACAGTCACAAGAGCAGTCGCCCCATGGCAGCCCCGCAACAAGCCGAAGGCTGCGACACCACCGAAAGCGACG